GACGGGGACTATCTGGACTCTGGGTCATAGCGTTGCGCCTTTGCGATCCTGTCCCCTGGGCCTTGGCCCGTGCGGGAATCGATAGCAAAACTACAGCGCGCTGACCATGAGAAAGCGATTACTGAACGCAATTAGGTATAGCGTTCAATCCGGCTGGTAGAGGTTTCGCGGGTTGGCCCTAAGGCTAGCTGGTGGACGCACTCAACGTCAGCACCGATTGGGTATTCTCCTCAATCGCCTTGTCGCTGAACCACCAATAGATTTGTGCATCCTTATCGGTCCAATCGGTGATTTGGTCGGCGAGATGGGGGTGGAATGTCCGGCCCACCGCACCACCCGGCAAGACGGCACGGACCTTGTCCGGGTCATTCAGGTCCGCTGTCATCCGCAAGGAGGCGAACCATTGCGAGTCAAAGGGCTTCTCATAAGGATAGAGCGCCCGCAAAATCGTCTCGCCGGAACCGGGCATTGCGACATCGCGATTGCCGGTGAGTGACCCGACCCAGCCATCAAGCCTGAGCGGACCTGTGAAGCCGATCTTGCGCACATCGCCCCAGCGCCAATTCTCTATATTGTCGCCATAGTCGCTCGCCAATCGCTCTTGTGCCGCGCGTCCGGCGCGGCGGATCATATCGGCGAGGTTTTCCGTTTCCGGGGTGCGGGTGTCGTCGAACCAGGGCGATGTTCCCTCCCGCACCATGGCATCAAAGCGCTCCTGCCAGACATACCAGTTGGAGAGATAGGCGGTCACCGCTTCGGGTCCGAGTTCATCCTCATAGGTCAGCCGGGCGAGATGGCGCATAACCTCCTGAAACAGGGTTGGCCCCACTTCGCCCAGATCATCCCGGTGATTCCAATCCTGCAGCGTCTGTCCGATCTGCTGAATGTCGGCATCCTCGTCTTCCAGCAGAGCAGCCGCCATGATCGGGGCAATATCGCGCGCAAAGACATTCAGCGTGTCATATTGCGCCGCCCAGGACTCCTCGGCGTTGATCGTCGGCTTGTCGTTGAAAATCTCCGACATCCGGCGATAGCGATAGGATGGCGATGCATAGCTTGTGTAGACATAAGGATAGTCCGCAGGTGCGGTGAAATGATTGGCTGTGCCGGTCCAGCCGCGCTCGGGATCAATCTCGCCGGGCATTTCCGCTGCCGGGATGCGCCCGCCCCAATTGTCCTCGCCATCGACTACAGGGAACGGCGCCATGCCATCACCGCGCAACCGTATTGGCGCGACCCCGCTGGCGCGGCGACCAATGCGCCCGGTAACATCGCCAACGACAAAATTGAGCGACACCATATGTGCCAAGCCGATCGCGTCGAGTGCTTCTTCAACGCTGGTGGCCGCCATCAGCGCATCGAGACCCAGTTCTCCGTCCATATATTCGGCAGATGCCCAGCGCATGGTGAGTACCGCGCCGTCGCCCTTTTCAGGATCATGATCGGTAATCACCGGGCCGCGCCGGGTTAGCCTGATAGCCAGCTTTTCCTCCCTGATGCCATTTTCGGCGGCATCATCCTTGATCCGGATGGTTTCGGACAAGGTCTCGAAAGGCAGTGACTGATCGCCTTCCATATAATTGTCAGGATTGTCGGGATCGATAGTCTCGACATAGAGGTCGACCGCATCAGCATAAGCATTGGTCACGCCAAAGGCGATATGGTCATTACGTCCGATGACCACACCCGGAAGGCCTGCGCTGACGCCGACAACCCGTACCTCAGGGGTGATCAGCGCAACAGGATGCCATGATCCGGGCAGGTTGCGGCTGTCGAGATGCGGGTCATTGGTGACCACGGCGGCTGGGGTGCCACTTTTGGCACCGCTCATCGCCCAGTTGTTACTGCCGCCATGGCCCTGCTGGCGCCAGCCGCCTCTGGTCCATGCAGCGGGAGCACCTGTTTTGCTTGCCCAGCGGGACAGCGTAGCTGCTGTCTCTTCTTCGGCAGGCGCAGCTTCAGGGTTATCAGGATTGACGACAATCGGCGCGATTTCCTGAAACTTCTCTTCACCAATGGCCTGGATGACCTGATGCGCGATCAGCTCGGCATCAAAATTGGCGGCGCTGCCCCAGCCCATGAAGAAGGTGACCGCAAGCAGATCCTCTACGGTCCACACCTCCGGTTCAAAACCAGCAAGCGAGAAAGCCATCGGATGGGTATCCGCATGGTCGGTAATATAGCTATTGAGACCCTCGACATAGGGTGTGAGGCTGCGAAGGGCATTGGGGGAAAGCAATTCCATCTGCCGCTCGGCGATACGGCGAAAGCCGATAACACGCGCCTCCTTGTCAAGATTGACAATGGCGTCATCCGCGCCCGCGCCAAACACTTCCGAAAGACGTCCCGATGCTGCTCTTTTTGCCGCCTCCAGCTGGAACAAGCGATCCTGCCCGGCGACAAAGCCCTGCGCACGGAGAGCATCTTCCATGCTCTCGGCATAGATATAGGGCATGGCCTTTTCATCGCGCACGACGCGCACTGGACCCTGCAGGCCGGGCAGTGCGAGCTCTCCATCGGTCTGTCGATCATTGAGTGATGGTAGGAGGAACCATGTCGCGGCGAGGCCGATAACGGCAATCACCAACAATCCGATCACTATTCTAACGATAAGGCGCACACGCCCTCCCCTTGGCTTATTGGTCTATTTTTTTTGGGGAGCTTAACGTGATCTCTCACTTTTGTAAGAGGTATTCGCCTTACAAACGCTCCAGCCGCACTTTCAGGCCATCGCGCGGTTGCGGGATGGGCCAATATTGAAAGTCGGGATCATAGCCCGGCTCGGTGACGATGCGGTTGGTGGTCAGGATTTCGTGCATCAAAATCTTGATCTGCATATAGGCGAAATGGAGGCCAAGGCACATATGCGCGCCGCCGCCAAAGGGCACCCAAGCGAATTTGTGCCGCTCGCGCACCTGTTCCGGGGTGAAGCGCATCGGATCAAAGCGCTCGGGATCGGGCCAATGCTCTTCCATCTTGTGGACTGCACCGGCGCTGATGCCAACCGATGTGCCCGCGGGGACCTTATACCCCATAAACTCAAAATCCTTGACCGCACGGCGGGGAGTAGAAGGCACGGGCGGGATCAGCCGCAGCGATTCCTTAAACGCCATTTCGGTCAATTCCATCTTGGCGAGATCATCAAATGTCAGCTGGCCATTGGGCGCGACTTCGAGACATTCCTCACGCAGCTTTTCCTGCCATTCAGGATGCTGGCCGAGCAGCATCACCAGCGATGTCGCCGAAGAGGTGATGGTGTCATGCGCCGCCATCATCAGAAAGTTCATATGATCGACAACTTCATCCTCGGCGAGCAGCGAGCCATCATCATGCGTCGCACGGCAGAACTGGCTGAACATATCCGGTCCCTGCTGCTCGCGCCGCTGGCGCACCTGGGGGGTGAAATATTCGGTAAGATATTTGCGACCGGCAACACCGCGCGCCATTTTGGTGAATGGCCATGGTCGTCGGGCGACGCCAACCGATGCCTGTACCATATCGACAAAGGCGGTGTTAATCCTGTCCGCTTCCGGCCCCCAGGGAATACCAAGAAAACTGGTCGCCGCGAGATCGAGCGTCAGCTTCTTGATTTCAGGATAGAAGAGAATGTCCTTGCCCGACCATGTCTTGACCCGTTCGGAAATACCCTCGCCCAGCTTTTCAGCATAATGGCGCATCGGCCCCGGCTTGAAGGCAATGGAAAGCGCTTTGCGATCAGCGCGGTGATGGTCAAAATCCATCAGCATCAGGCCGCGCGGGAATAGCAGGTTGAGCACCGGCCCCCAGCCCTGCTCCGAGGAGAAGGTCTTGTTGCGGTCAAACAGCACCAGTTCATTGGCATCCGCCCCGACCAGCGCCACCTGTTTACGGCCAAATTGCCGGGTGCGATAGATCGGCCCATAGGTGTCGTACATCTTCCAGCCAAAGGCGCGCGGATCTCTGAGCGCGGTAAAGGTGTGGCCGATAATCGGCGGGCCATAGTCACCGGGCAGATGGTCAACACCGCCTTCCGGCATACGCACCCAATGCGGGTTTTCGCTATCGGTAAAGCCGGGATTGGCGGACATGCGATTTGGCGCCGCACGCGCAGCTTTCTCTTGAGCAATATCTGCAACCACCGTCGCCATCGCGTTTCTCTCCCTACGGTCGGCATAGT
The sequence above is drawn from the Parasphingorhabdus sp. SCSIO 66989 genome and encodes:
- a CDS encoding penicillin acylase family protein, with amino-acid sequence MRLIVRIVIGLLVIAVIGLAATWFLLPSLNDRQTDGELALPGLQGPVRVVRDEKAMPYIYAESMEDALRAQGFVAGQDRLFQLEAAKRAASGRLSEVFGAGADDAIVNLDKEARVIGFRRIAERQMELLSPNALRSLTPYVEGLNSYITDHADTHPMAFSLAGFEPEVWTVEDLLAVTFFMGWGSAANFDAELIAHQVIQAIGEEKFQEIAPIVVNPDNPEAAPAEEETAATLSRWASKTGAPAAWTRGGWRQQGHGGSNNWAMSGAKSGTPAAVVTNDPHLDSRNLPGSWHPVALITPEVRVVGVSAGLPGVVIGRNDHIAFGVTNAYADAVDLYVETIDPDNPDNYMEGDQSLPFETLSETIRIKDDAAENGIREEKLAIRLTRRGPVITDHDPEKGDGAVLTMRWASAEYMDGELGLDALMAATSVEEALDAIGLAHMVSLNFVVGDVTGRIGRRASGVAPIRLRGDGMAPFPVVDGEDNWGGRIPAAEMPGEIDPERGWTGTANHFTAPADYPYVYTSYASPSYRYRRMSEIFNDKPTINAEESWAAQYDTLNVFARDIAPIMAAALLEDEDADIQQIGQTLQDWNHRDDLGEVGPTLFQEVMRHLARLTYEDELGPEAVTAYLSNWYVWQERFDAMVREGTSPWFDDTRTPETENLADMIRRAGRAAQERLASDYGDNIENWRWGDVRKIGFTGPLRLDGWVGSLTGNRDVAMPGSGETILRALYPYEKPFDSQWFASLRMTADLNDPDKVRAVLPGGAVGRTFHPHLADQITDWTDKDAQIYWWFSDKAIEENTQSVLTLSASTS
- a CDS encoding cytochrome P450; its protein translation is MSANPGFTDSENPHWVRMPEGGVDHLPGDYGPPIIGHTFTALRDPRAFGWKMYDTYGPIYRTRQFGRKQVALVGADANELVLFDRNKTFSSEQGWGPVLNLLFPRGLMLMDFDHHRADRKALSIAFKPGPMRHYAEKLGEGISERVKTWSGKDILFYPEIKKLTLDLAATSFLGIPWGPEADRINTAFVDMVQASVGVARRPWPFTKMARGVAGRKYLTEYFTPQVRQRREQQGPDMFSQFCRATHDDGSLLAEDEVVDHMNFLMMAAHDTITSSATSLVMLLGQHPEWQEKLREECLEVAPNGQLTFDDLAKMELTEMAFKESLRLIPPVPSTPRRAVKDFEFMGYKVPAGTSVGISAGAVHKMEEHWPDPERFDPMRFTPEQVRERHKFAWVPFGGGAHMCLGLHFAYMQIKILMHEILTTNRIVTEPGYDPDFQYWPIPQPRDGLKVRLERL